A DNA window from Xiphias gladius isolate SHS-SW01 ecotype Sanya breed wild chromosome 3, ASM1685928v1, whole genome shotgun sequence contains the following coding sequences:
- the LOC120786354 gene encoding choline transporter-like protein 2 isoform X6, translated as MELEEKPKYGEPRKYDPTFKGPIQNRGCTDIICCILFILAILGYIAVGILAWSQGDPRKVIYPTDSQGQFCGQAGTKLENKPLLFYFNIMKCASPVVLLEFQCPTTQMCVEKCPEKFMTLVKAYNNKNDFDYYKNFCKEGVTNTMAISVILSLGLCPAMLTPSKPFTRRCFPALGQKGGVITVGNKSHFDDGTGNMIDAKNLVDGVKNATVVIEARQVVMKIFEDYTQSWYWILIGLVIAMLTSLLFIILLRYLAGIMVWVIIAMVILVIGYGIFHCYMEYAALKGEPGANVTLQQLGFQTDFSVYLQIRQTWLAFMIILAIVEVIIILLLIFLRKRILIAIALIKEASRAIGHVMCSLLYPLFTFLLLAIVIAYWAVTAVFLSTSNEPIYKVFNETACDHSRKICDPANYTISPMKAQCHDSQCLFAFYGGETVYHKYLIGLQFYNVFLFFWCANFVIALGQMTLAGAFASYYWAFVKPDDMPAFPVFSSLGRSLRYHTGSLAFGSLILSIIQIIRVLLEYLDHKLKGAQNKFAKFLLCCLKCCFWCLEKFIKFLNRNAYIMVAIYGKNFCTSARDAFFLLMRNMIRVAVLDKVTDFLLFLGKLLIVGLVGVFAFFFFSGRVKAFENTAPNLHYYWVPILTVVIGSYLIAHGFFSVYAMCVDTLFLCFLEDLERNDGSPERPYLMPESLRKVLNKKNKTQLAQ; from the exons ATGGAACTGGAGGAGAAACCGAAATATG GTGAGCCAAGGAAGTATGACCCAACCTTCAAGGGCCCGATCCAGAACAG GGGCTGCACAGACATCATATGCTGCATCCTCTTCATTCTTGCCATACTGGGTTATATTGCAGTGGGAATACTAG CCTGGTCCCAGGGTGACCCCAGAAAGGTGATCTATCCCACAGACAGTCAAGGCCAGTTCTGTGGACAGGCTGGCACCAAACTTGA GAACAAGCCCCTGTTGTTCTACTTCAACATCATGAAGTGCGCCAGCCCCGTAGTGCTGCTGGAGTTCCAGTGTCCGACCACACAG ATGTGTGTGGAGAAGTGCCCCGAAAAGTTCATGACATTAGTCAAAGcgtacaacaacaaaaatgactttGACTACTACAAAAACTTCTGCAAGGAAGGTGTGACTAATACAATG GCTATATCGGTTATCCTCAGTTTAGGTCTCTGTCCTGCCATGCTGACCCCCAGCAAGCCCT TCACACGCCGGTGTTTCCCAGCTTTGGGCCAGAAAGGAGGGGTGATAACTGTGGGAAACAAATCTCACTTTGATGATGGAACCGGAAACATGATAGATGCCAAGAATCTGGTGGATGGAGTCAA GAATGCCACTGTGGTTATTGAGGCTCGTCAGGTGGTCATGAAAATCTTTGAAGATTACACACAGTCCTGGTACTGGATTCTCAT AGGGTTGGTTATTGCTATGCTCACCAGCCTgctcttcatcatcctcctgCGCTACCTGGCAGGGATAATGGTCTGGGTCATTATTGCAATGGTGATACTGGTCATAGGATATG GTATCTTCCACTGCTACATGGAGTATGCTGCCCTGAAGGGAGAGCCAGGAGCTAATGTGACTCTACAGCAACTGGGCTTCCAGACAGACTTCTCAGTCTACCTGCAGATTAGACAGACCTGGCTAGCCTTCA TGATTATCCTGGCCATTGTGGAAGTCATTATCATCCTACTGCTCATCTTCCTCAGGAAAAGGATTCTCATTGCCATTGCTCTCATCAAAGAAGCCAGCAG AGCCATTGGGCATGTGATGTGTTCCCTTCTCTATCCACTGTTCACTTTCCTCCTCCTGGCCATAGTAATCGCCTACTGGGCAGTTACTGCTGT TTTCTTGTCTACCTCGAATGAGCCTATTTACAAAGTTTTCAATGAGACGGCATGTGACCATTCAAGGAAAATTTGTGACCCAGCT AACTACACAATCAGTCCCATGAAAGCGCAGTGCCATGACTCCCAGTGCCTTTTTGCCTTCTACGGAGGAGAGACAGTTTACCACAAATACCTGATCGGCTTGCAGTTCTACAacgtcttcctcttcttctggtGTGCCAACTTTGTCATTGCTCTGGGACAGATGACACTGGCCGGGGCCTTTGCCTCGTACTACTGGGCCTTTGTCAAGCCAGATGACATGCCTGCCTTCCCAGTGTTTTCTTCCCTAGGGAGATCtctcag ATATCATACAGGAAGTCTGGCATTTGGCTCCCTTATTCTATCCATCATTCAGATCATCAGGGTTCTGCTGGAGTATCTGGACCACAAGCTGAAAG GAGCCCAAAATAAGTTTGCGAAGTTCCTGTTGTGCTGTCTGAAGTGCTGCTTCTGGTGTCTGGAGAAATTCATCAAGTTCCTAAACAGAAATGCCTACATtatg GTGGCGATATATGGCAAAAACTTTTGCACCTCAGCCAGAGAtgccttcttcctcctcatgaGGAACATGATCAG GGTGGCTGTCTTGGATAAAGTGACagatttcctcttgtttttggGCAAACTACTCATCGTTGGGCTTGTGG GAGTCTTtgccttctttttcttctctgggaGAGTGAAAGCCTTTGAGAATACAGCTCCCAATCTCCACTACTACTGGGTACCCATCCTG ACTGTCGTGATTGGCTCGTATCTCATCGCCCATGGATTCTTTAGTGTGTACGCCATGTGTGTGGACACTCTGTTCCTCTGTTTCT TGGAGGATCTTGAGAGAAATGATGGCAGTCCAGAGAGGCCCTACCTGATGCCTGAGAGCCTCCGCAAAGTCCTAAATAAGAAGAACAAGACCCAGCTAGCTCAGTAG
- the LOC120786354 gene encoding choline transporter-like protein 2 isoform X2, which yields MPGDGEYYGKHAGRNLSGCQACLPGRKSHLTEQWEEKGGIQFLNREPRKYDPTFKGPIQNRGCTDIICCILFILAILGYIAVGILAWSQGDPRKVIYPTDSQGQFCGQAGTKLENKPLLFYFNIMKCASPVVLLEFQCPTTQMCVEKCPEKFMTLVKAYNNKNDFDYYKNFCKEGVTNTMAISVILSLGLCPAMLTPSKPFTRRCFPALGQKGGVITVGNKSHFDDGTGNMIDAKNLVDGVKNATVVIEARQVVMKIFEDYTQSWYWILIGLVIAMLTSLLFIILLRYLAGIMVWVIIAMVILVIGYGIFHCYMEYAALKGEPGANVTLQQLGFQTDFSVYLQIRQTWLAFMIILAIVEVIIILLLIFLRKRILIAIALIKEASRAIGHVMCSLLYPLFTFLLLAIVIAYWAVTAVFLSTSNEPIYKVFNETACDHSRKICDPANYTISPMKAQCHDSQCLFAFYGGETVYHKYLIGLQFYNVFLFFWCANFVIALGQMTLAGAFASYYWAFVKPDDMPAFPVFSSLGRSLRYHTGSLAFGSLILSIIQIIRVLLEYLDHKLKGAQNKFAKFLLCCLKCCFWCLEKFIKFLNRNAYIMVAIYGKNFCTSARDAFFLLMRNMIRVAVLDKVTDFLLFLGKLLIVGLVGVFAFFFFSGRVKAFENTAPNLHYYWVPILTVVIGSYLIAHGFFSVYAMCVDTLFLCFLEDLERNDGSPERPYLMPESLRKVLNKKNKTQLAQ from the exons ATGCCAGGGGATGGAGAATATTATGGAAAGCATG CAGGGAGGAATTTGTCAGGTTGCCAGGCGTGTCTGCCTGGAAGGAAAAGTCATCTGACAGAACAatgggaggagaagggaggCATACAGTTTCTTAACC GTGAGCCAAGGAAGTATGACCCAACCTTCAAGGGCCCGATCCAGAACAG GGGCTGCACAGACATCATATGCTGCATCCTCTTCATTCTTGCCATACTGGGTTATATTGCAGTGGGAATACTAG CCTGGTCCCAGGGTGACCCCAGAAAGGTGATCTATCCCACAGACAGTCAAGGCCAGTTCTGTGGACAGGCTGGCACCAAACTTGA GAACAAGCCCCTGTTGTTCTACTTCAACATCATGAAGTGCGCCAGCCCCGTAGTGCTGCTGGAGTTCCAGTGTCCGACCACACAG ATGTGTGTGGAGAAGTGCCCCGAAAAGTTCATGACATTAGTCAAAGcgtacaacaacaaaaatgactttGACTACTACAAAAACTTCTGCAAGGAAGGTGTGACTAATACAATG GCTATATCGGTTATCCTCAGTTTAGGTCTCTGTCCTGCCATGCTGACCCCCAGCAAGCCCT TCACACGCCGGTGTTTCCCAGCTTTGGGCCAGAAAGGAGGGGTGATAACTGTGGGAAACAAATCTCACTTTGATGATGGAACCGGAAACATGATAGATGCCAAGAATCTGGTGGATGGAGTCAA GAATGCCACTGTGGTTATTGAGGCTCGTCAGGTGGTCATGAAAATCTTTGAAGATTACACACAGTCCTGGTACTGGATTCTCAT AGGGTTGGTTATTGCTATGCTCACCAGCCTgctcttcatcatcctcctgCGCTACCTGGCAGGGATAATGGTCTGGGTCATTATTGCAATGGTGATACTGGTCATAGGATATG GTATCTTCCACTGCTACATGGAGTATGCTGCCCTGAAGGGAGAGCCAGGAGCTAATGTGACTCTACAGCAACTGGGCTTCCAGACAGACTTCTCAGTCTACCTGCAGATTAGACAGACCTGGCTAGCCTTCA TGATTATCCTGGCCATTGTGGAAGTCATTATCATCCTACTGCTCATCTTCCTCAGGAAAAGGATTCTCATTGCCATTGCTCTCATCAAAGAAGCCAGCAG AGCCATTGGGCATGTGATGTGTTCCCTTCTCTATCCACTGTTCACTTTCCTCCTCCTGGCCATAGTAATCGCCTACTGGGCAGTTACTGCTGT TTTCTTGTCTACCTCGAATGAGCCTATTTACAAAGTTTTCAATGAGACGGCATGTGACCATTCAAGGAAAATTTGTGACCCAGCT AACTACACAATCAGTCCCATGAAAGCGCAGTGCCATGACTCCCAGTGCCTTTTTGCCTTCTACGGAGGAGAGACAGTTTACCACAAATACCTGATCGGCTTGCAGTTCTACAacgtcttcctcttcttctggtGTGCCAACTTTGTCATTGCTCTGGGACAGATGACACTGGCCGGGGCCTTTGCCTCGTACTACTGGGCCTTTGTCAAGCCAGATGACATGCCTGCCTTCCCAGTGTTTTCTTCCCTAGGGAGATCtctcag ATATCATACAGGAAGTCTGGCATTTGGCTCCCTTATTCTATCCATCATTCAGATCATCAGGGTTCTGCTGGAGTATCTGGACCACAAGCTGAAAG GAGCCCAAAATAAGTTTGCGAAGTTCCTGTTGTGCTGTCTGAAGTGCTGCTTCTGGTGTCTGGAGAAATTCATCAAGTTCCTAAACAGAAATGCCTACATtatg GTGGCGATATATGGCAAAAACTTTTGCACCTCAGCCAGAGAtgccttcttcctcctcatgaGGAACATGATCAG GGTGGCTGTCTTGGATAAAGTGACagatttcctcttgtttttggGCAAACTACTCATCGTTGGGCTTGTGG GAGTCTTtgccttctttttcttctctgggaGAGTGAAAGCCTTTGAGAATACAGCTCCCAATCTCCACTACTACTGGGTACCCATCCTG ACTGTCGTGATTGGCTCGTATCTCATCGCCCATGGATTCTTTAGTGTGTACGCCATGTGTGTGGACACTCTGTTCCTCTGTTTCT TGGAGGATCTTGAGAGAAATGATGGCAGTCCAGAGAGGCCCTACCTGATGCCTGAGAGCCTCCGCAAAGTCCTAAATAAGAAGAACAAGACCCAGCTAGCTCAGTAG
- the LOC120786354 gene encoding choline transporter-like protein 2 isoform X5: MPGDGEYYGKHGEPRKYDPTFKGPIQNRGCTDIICCILFILAILGYIAVGILAWSQGDPRKVIYPTDSQGQFCGQAGTKLENKPLLFYFNIMKCASPVVLLEFQCPTTQMCVEKCPEKFMTLVKAYNNKNDFDYYKNFCKEGVTNTMAISVILSLGLCPAMLTPSKPFTRRCFPALGQKGGVITVGNKSHFDDGTGNMIDAKNLVDGVKNATVVIEARQVVMKIFEDYTQSWYWILIGLVIAMLTSLLFIILLRYLAGIMVWVIIAMVILVIGYGIFHCYMEYAALKGEPGANVTLQQLGFQTDFSVYLQIRQTWLAFMIILAIVEVIIILLLIFLRKRILIAIALIKEASRAIGHVMCSLLYPLFTFLLLAIVIAYWAVTAVFLSTSNEPIYKVFNETACDHSRKICDPANYTISPMKAQCHDSQCLFAFYGGETVYHKYLIGLQFYNVFLFFWCANFVIALGQMTLAGAFASYYWAFVKPDDMPAFPVFSSLGRSLRYHTGSLAFGSLILSIIQIIRVLLEYLDHKLKGAQNKFAKFLLCCLKCCFWCLEKFIKFLNRNAYIMVAIYGKNFCTSARDAFFLLMRNMIRVAVLDKVTDFLLFLGKLLIVGLVGVFAFFFFSGRVKAFENTAPNLHYYWVPILTVVIGSYLIAHGFFSVYAMCVDTLFLCFLEDLERNDGSPERPYLMPESLRKVLNKKNKTQLAQ, encoded by the exons ATGCCAGGGGATGGAGAATATTATGGAAAGCATG GTGAGCCAAGGAAGTATGACCCAACCTTCAAGGGCCCGATCCAGAACAG GGGCTGCACAGACATCATATGCTGCATCCTCTTCATTCTTGCCATACTGGGTTATATTGCAGTGGGAATACTAG CCTGGTCCCAGGGTGACCCCAGAAAGGTGATCTATCCCACAGACAGTCAAGGCCAGTTCTGTGGACAGGCTGGCACCAAACTTGA GAACAAGCCCCTGTTGTTCTACTTCAACATCATGAAGTGCGCCAGCCCCGTAGTGCTGCTGGAGTTCCAGTGTCCGACCACACAG ATGTGTGTGGAGAAGTGCCCCGAAAAGTTCATGACATTAGTCAAAGcgtacaacaacaaaaatgactttGACTACTACAAAAACTTCTGCAAGGAAGGTGTGACTAATACAATG GCTATATCGGTTATCCTCAGTTTAGGTCTCTGTCCTGCCATGCTGACCCCCAGCAAGCCCT TCACACGCCGGTGTTTCCCAGCTTTGGGCCAGAAAGGAGGGGTGATAACTGTGGGAAACAAATCTCACTTTGATGATGGAACCGGAAACATGATAGATGCCAAGAATCTGGTGGATGGAGTCAA GAATGCCACTGTGGTTATTGAGGCTCGTCAGGTGGTCATGAAAATCTTTGAAGATTACACACAGTCCTGGTACTGGATTCTCAT AGGGTTGGTTATTGCTATGCTCACCAGCCTgctcttcatcatcctcctgCGCTACCTGGCAGGGATAATGGTCTGGGTCATTATTGCAATGGTGATACTGGTCATAGGATATG GTATCTTCCACTGCTACATGGAGTATGCTGCCCTGAAGGGAGAGCCAGGAGCTAATGTGACTCTACAGCAACTGGGCTTCCAGACAGACTTCTCAGTCTACCTGCAGATTAGACAGACCTGGCTAGCCTTCA TGATTATCCTGGCCATTGTGGAAGTCATTATCATCCTACTGCTCATCTTCCTCAGGAAAAGGATTCTCATTGCCATTGCTCTCATCAAAGAAGCCAGCAG AGCCATTGGGCATGTGATGTGTTCCCTTCTCTATCCACTGTTCACTTTCCTCCTCCTGGCCATAGTAATCGCCTACTGGGCAGTTACTGCTGT TTTCTTGTCTACCTCGAATGAGCCTATTTACAAAGTTTTCAATGAGACGGCATGTGACCATTCAAGGAAAATTTGTGACCCAGCT AACTACACAATCAGTCCCATGAAAGCGCAGTGCCATGACTCCCAGTGCCTTTTTGCCTTCTACGGAGGAGAGACAGTTTACCACAAATACCTGATCGGCTTGCAGTTCTACAacgtcttcctcttcttctggtGTGCCAACTTTGTCATTGCTCTGGGACAGATGACACTGGCCGGGGCCTTTGCCTCGTACTACTGGGCCTTTGTCAAGCCAGATGACATGCCTGCCTTCCCAGTGTTTTCTTCCCTAGGGAGATCtctcag ATATCATACAGGAAGTCTGGCATTTGGCTCCCTTATTCTATCCATCATTCAGATCATCAGGGTTCTGCTGGAGTATCTGGACCACAAGCTGAAAG GAGCCCAAAATAAGTTTGCGAAGTTCCTGTTGTGCTGTCTGAAGTGCTGCTTCTGGTGTCTGGAGAAATTCATCAAGTTCCTAAACAGAAATGCCTACATtatg GTGGCGATATATGGCAAAAACTTTTGCACCTCAGCCAGAGAtgccttcttcctcctcatgaGGAACATGATCAG GGTGGCTGTCTTGGATAAAGTGACagatttcctcttgtttttggGCAAACTACTCATCGTTGGGCTTGTGG GAGTCTTtgccttctttttcttctctgggaGAGTGAAAGCCTTTGAGAATACAGCTCCCAATCTCCACTACTACTGGGTACCCATCCTG ACTGTCGTGATTGGCTCGTATCTCATCGCCCATGGATTCTTTAGTGTGTACGCCATGTGTGTGGACACTCTGTTCCTCTGTTTCT TGGAGGATCTTGAGAGAAATGATGGCAGTCCAGAGAGGCCCTACCTGATGCCTGAGAGCCTCCGCAAAGTCCTAAATAAGAAGAACAAGACCCAGCTAGCTCAGTAG
- the LOC120786354 gene encoding choline transporter-like protein 2 isoform X4, translating to MELEEKPKYGEPRKYDPTFKGPIQNRGCTDIICCILFILAILGYIAVGILAWSQGDPRKVIYPTDSQGQFCGQAGTKLENKPLLFYFNIMKCASPVVLLEFQCPTTQMCVEKCPEKFMTLVKAYNNKNDFDYYKNFCKEGVTNTMAISVILSLGLCPAMLTPSKPFTRRCFPALGQKGGVITVGNKSHFDDGTGNMIDAKNLVDGVKNATVVIEARQVVMKIFEDYTQSWYWILIGLVIAMLTSLLFIILLRYLAGIMVWVIIAMVILVIGYGIFHCYMEYAALKGEPGANVTLQQLGFQTDFSVYLQIRQTWLAFMIILAIVEVIIILLLIFLRKRILIAIALIKEASRAIGHVMCSLLYPLFTFLLLAIVIAYWAVTAVFLSTSNEPIYKVFNETACDHSRKICDPANYTISPMKAQCHDSQCLFAFYGGETVYHKYLIGLQFYNVFLFFWCANFVIALGQMTLAGAFASYYWAFVKPDDMPAFPVFSSLGRSLRYHTGSLAFGSLILSIIQIIRVLLEYLDHKLKGAQNKFAKFLLCCLKCCFWCLEKFIKFLNRNAYIMVAIYGKNFCTSARDAFFLLMRNMIRVAVLDKVTDFLLFLGKLLIVGLVGVFAFFFFSGRVKAFENTAPNLHYYWVPILTVVIGSYLIAHGFFSVYAMCVDTLFLCFCEDLERNDGSAARPYYMSSTLYEILWKNKAEDSSSCSAKQQDNEDIQLKQQQT from the exons ATGGAACTGGAGGAGAAACCGAAATATG GTGAGCCAAGGAAGTATGACCCAACCTTCAAGGGCCCGATCCAGAACAG GGGCTGCACAGACATCATATGCTGCATCCTCTTCATTCTTGCCATACTGGGTTATATTGCAGTGGGAATACTAG CCTGGTCCCAGGGTGACCCCAGAAAGGTGATCTATCCCACAGACAGTCAAGGCCAGTTCTGTGGACAGGCTGGCACCAAACTTGA GAACAAGCCCCTGTTGTTCTACTTCAACATCATGAAGTGCGCCAGCCCCGTAGTGCTGCTGGAGTTCCAGTGTCCGACCACACAG ATGTGTGTGGAGAAGTGCCCCGAAAAGTTCATGACATTAGTCAAAGcgtacaacaacaaaaatgactttGACTACTACAAAAACTTCTGCAAGGAAGGTGTGACTAATACAATG GCTATATCGGTTATCCTCAGTTTAGGTCTCTGTCCTGCCATGCTGACCCCCAGCAAGCCCT TCACACGCCGGTGTTTCCCAGCTTTGGGCCAGAAAGGAGGGGTGATAACTGTGGGAAACAAATCTCACTTTGATGATGGAACCGGAAACATGATAGATGCCAAGAATCTGGTGGATGGAGTCAA GAATGCCACTGTGGTTATTGAGGCTCGTCAGGTGGTCATGAAAATCTTTGAAGATTACACACAGTCCTGGTACTGGATTCTCAT AGGGTTGGTTATTGCTATGCTCACCAGCCTgctcttcatcatcctcctgCGCTACCTGGCAGGGATAATGGTCTGGGTCATTATTGCAATGGTGATACTGGTCATAGGATATG GTATCTTCCACTGCTACATGGAGTATGCTGCCCTGAAGGGAGAGCCAGGAGCTAATGTGACTCTACAGCAACTGGGCTTCCAGACAGACTTCTCAGTCTACCTGCAGATTAGACAGACCTGGCTAGCCTTCA TGATTATCCTGGCCATTGTGGAAGTCATTATCATCCTACTGCTCATCTTCCTCAGGAAAAGGATTCTCATTGCCATTGCTCTCATCAAAGAAGCCAGCAG AGCCATTGGGCATGTGATGTGTTCCCTTCTCTATCCACTGTTCACTTTCCTCCTCCTGGCCATAGTAATCGCCTACTGGGCAGTTACTGCTGT TTTCTTGTCTACCTCGAATGAGCCTATTTACAAAGTTTTCAATGAGACGGCATGTGACCATTCAAGGAAAATTTGTGACCCAGCT AACTACACAATCAGTCCCATGAAAGCGCAGTGCCATGACTCCCAGTGCCTTTTTGCCTTCTACGGAGGAGAGACAGTTTACCACAAATACCTGATCGGCTTGCAGTTCTACAacgtcttcctcttcttctggtGTGCCAACTTTGTCATTGCTCTGGGACAGATGACACTGGCCGGGGCCTTTGCCTCGTACTACTGGGCCTTTGTCAAGCCAGATGACATGCCTGCCTTCCCAGTGTTTTCTTCCCTAGGGAGATCtctcag ATATCATACAGGAAGTCTGGCATTTGGCTCCCTTATTCTATCCATCATTCAGATCATCAGGGTTCTGCTGGAGTATCTGGACCACAAGCTGAAAG GAGCCCAAAATAAGTTTGCGAAGTTCCTGTTGTGCTGTCTGAAGTGCTGCTTCTGGTGTCTGGAGAAATTCATCAAGTTCCTAAACAGAAATGCCTACATtatg GTGGCGATATATGGCAAAAACTTTTGCACCTCAGCCAGAGAtgccttcttcctcctcatgaGGAACATGATCAG GGTGGCTGTCTTGGATAAAGTGACagatttcctcttgtttttggGCAAACTACTCATCGTTGGGCTTGTGG GAGTCTTtgccttctttttcttctctgggaGAGTGAAAGCCTTTGAGAATACAGCTCCCAATCTCCACTACTACTGGGTACCCATCCTG ACTGTCGTGATTGGCTCGTATCTCATCGCCCATGGATTCTTTAGTGTGTACGCCATGTGTGTGGACACTCTGTTCCTCTGTTTCT GTGAAGACCTGGAGCGCAATGACGGTTCAGCTGCAAGGCCTTATTACATGTCCTCAACTCTTTATGAGATTCTGTGGAAGAACAAGGCTGAGGATTCATCTTCGTGTTCTGCTAAGCAACAAGACAATGAAGACATCCAGttgaaacaacagcaaacataA
- the LOC120786354 gene encoding choline transporter-like protein 2 isoform X3 — MPGDGEYYGKHGEPRKYDPTFKGPIQNRGCTDIICCILFILAILGYIAVGILAWSQGDPRKVIYPTDSQGQFCGQAGTKLENKPLLFYFNIMKCASPVVLLEFQCPTTQMCVEKCPEKFMTLVKAYNNKNDFDYYKNFCKEGVTNTMAISVILSLGLCPAMLTPSKPFTRRCFPALGQKGGVITVGNKSHFDDGTGNMIDAKNLVDGVKNATVVIEARQVVMKIFEDYTQSWYWILIGLVIAMLTSLLFIILLRYLAGIMVWVIIAMVILVIGYGIFHCYMEYAALKGEPGANVTLQQLGFQTDFSVYLQIRQTWLAFMIILAIVEVIIILLLIFLRKRILIAIALIKEASRAIGHVMCSLLYPLFTFLLLAIVIAYWAVTAVFLSTSNEPIYKVFNETACDHSRKICDPANYTISPMKAQCHDSQCLFAFYGGETVYHKYLIGLQFYNVFLFFWCANFVIALGQMTLAGAFASYYWAFVKPDDMPAFPVFSSLGRSLRYHTGSLAFGSLILSIIQIIRVLLEYLDHKLKGAQNKFAKFLLCCLKCCFWCLEKFIKFLNRNAYIMVAIYGKNFCTSARDAFFLLMRNMIRVAVLDKVTDFLLFLGKLLIVGLVGVFAFFFFSGRVKAFENTAPNLHYYWVPILTVVIGSYLIAHGFFSVYAMCVDTLFLCFCEDLERNDGSAARPYYMSSTLYEILWKNKAEDSSSCSAKQQDNEDIQLKQQQT; from the exons ATGCCAGGGGATGGAGAATATTATGGAAAGCATG GTGAGCCAAGGAAGTATGACCCAACCTTCAAGGGCCCGATCCAGAACAG GGGCTGCACAGACATCATATGCTGCATCCTCTTCATTCTTGCCATACTGGGTTATATTGCAGTGGGAATACTAG CCTGGTCCCAGGGTGACCCCAGAAAGGTGATCTATCCCACAGACAGTCAAGGCCAGTTCTGTGGACAGGCTGGCACCAAACTTGA GAACAAGCCCCTGTTGTTCTACTTCAACATCATGAAGTGCGCCAGCCCCGTAGTGCTGCTGGAGTTCCAGTGTCCGACCACACAG ATGTGTGTGGAGAAGTGCCCCGAAAAGTTCATGACATTAGTCAAAGcgtacaacaacaaaaatgactttGACTACTACAAAAACTTCTGCAAGGAAGGTGTGACTAATACAATG GCTATATCGGTTATCCTCAGTTTAGGTCTCTGTCCTGCCATGCTGACCCCCAGCAAGCCCT TCACACGCCGGTGTTTCCCAGCTTTGGGCCAGAAAGGAGGGGTGATAACTGTGGGAAACAAATCTCACTTTGATGATGGAACCGGAAACATGATAGATGCCAAGAATCTGGTGGATGGAGTCAA GAATGCCACTGTGGTTATTGAGGCTCGTCAGGTGGTCATGAAAATCTTTGAAGATTACACACAGTCCTGGTACTGGATTCTCAT AGGGTTGGTTATTGCTATGCTCACCAGCCTgctcttcatcatcctcctgCGCTACCTGGCAGGGATAATGGTCTGGGTCATTATTGCAATGGTGATACTGGTCATAGGATATG GTATCTTCCACTGCTACATGGAGTATGCTGCCCTGAAGGGAGAGCCAGGAGCTAATGTGACTCTACAGCAACTGGGCTTCCAGACAGACTTCTCAGTCTACCTGCAGATTAGACAGACCTGGCTAGCCTTCA TGATTATCCTGGCCATTGTGGAAGTCATTATCATCCTACTGCTCATCTTCCTCAGGAAAAGGATTCTCATTGCCATTGCTCTCATCAAAGAAGCCAGCAG AGCCATTGGGCATGTGATGTGTTCCCTTCTCTATCCACTGTTCACTTTCCTCCTCCTGGCCATAGTAATCGCCTACTGGGCAGTTACTGCTGT TTTCTTGTCTACCTCGAATGAGCCTATTTACAAAGTTTTCAATGAGACGGCATGTGACCATTCAAGGAAAATTTGTGACCCAGCT AACTACACAATCAGTCCCATGAAAGCGCAGTGCCATGACTCCCAGTGCCTTTTTGCCTTCTACGGAGGAGAGACAGTTTACCACAAATACCTGATCGGCTTGCAGTTCTACAacgtcttcctcttcttctggtGTGCCAACTTTGTCATTGCTCTGGGACAGATGACACTGGCCGGGGCCTTTGCCTCGTACTACTGGGCCTTTGTCAAGCCAGATGACATGCCTGCCTTCCCAGTGTTTTCTTCCCTAGGGAGATCtctcag ATATCATACAGGAAGTCTGGCATTTGGCTCCCTTATTCTATCCATCATTCAGATCATCAGGGTTCTGCTGGAGTATCTGGACCACAAGCTGAAAG GAGCCCAAAATAAGTTTGCGAAGTTCCTGTTGTGCTGTCTGAAGTGCTGCTTCTGGTGTCTGGAGAAATTCATCAAGTTCCTAAACAGAAATGCCTACATtatg GTGGCGATATATGGCAAAAACTTTTGCACCTCAGCCAGAGAtgccttcttcctcctcatgaGGAACATGATCAG GGTGGCTGTCTTGGATAAAGTGACagatttcctcttgtttttggGCAAACTACTCATCGTTGGGCTTGTGG GAGTCTTtgccttctttttcttctctgggaGAGTGAAAGCCTTTGAGAATACAGCTCCCAATCTCCACTACTACTGGGTACCCATCCTG ACTGTCGTGATTGGCTCGTATCTCATCGCCCATGGATTCTTTAGTGTGTACGCCATGTGTGTGGACACTCTGTTCCTCTGTTTCT GTGAAGACCTGGAGCGCAATGACGGTTCAGCTGCAAGGCCTTATTACATGTCCTCAACTCTTTATGAGATTCTGTGGAAGAACAAGGCTGAGGATTCATCTTCGTGTTCTGCTAAGCAACAAGACAATGAAGACATCCAGttgaaacaacagcaaacataA